In one Sphingomonas sp. AP4-R1 genomic region, the following are encoded:
- a CDS encoding pseudouridine synthase → MARLLLFNKPFGVLSQFTDRGSPTVRSTLSDFIAVKGVYPAGRLDRDSEGLLLLCDDGRLQARIADPRFKLPKTYLVQVEGDPQEPDLERLRQGVRLTDGMTLPADVSRIDAPDLWLRDPPIRQRRFIPDSWLKITIREGRNRQVRRMTAAVGLPTLRLVRWSVGDWTVAGIEPGRFEELSGPGEMTRGT, encoded by the coding sequence GGGGTCTTGTCGCAATTCACCGACCGCGGATCGCCGACGGTTCGGTCGACATTGTCGGACTTCATTGCGGTGAAGGGCGTCTATCCCGCCGGAAGACTCGATCGGGACAGTGAGGGCCTCCTGCTGTTATGCGATGATGGGCGGCTGCAGGCGCGCATTGCCGATCCACGCTTCAAGCTGCCCAAGACCTACCTTGTTCAGGTCGAAGGCGATCCGCAGGAACCGGATTTGGAGCGCTTGCGGCAGGGCGTCCGGCTCACGGATGGCATGACCCTGCCGGCCGATGTTTCCCGCATTGACGCGCCGGACCTGTGGCTGCGCGATCCGCCGATACGCCAGCGCAGGTTCATCCCCGACAGCTGGCTAAAAATCACCATCCGCGAAGGGCGCAACCGGCAAGTGCGCCGAATGACGGCGGCGGTCGGGTTGCCCACCCTCAGGCTGGTGCGCTGGTCGGTCGGCGACTGGACCGTTGCCGGGATCGAGCCGGGCCGGTTCGAGGAATTGTCTGGTCCGGGCGAGATGACCAGGGGCACGTAG